A single genomic interval of Coccidioides posadasii str. Silveira chromosome 1, complete sequence harbors:
- the RPF2 gene encoding rRNA-binding ribosome biosynthesis protein rpf2 (BUSCO:299559at4751~EggNog:ENOG410PFUF~COG:J~BUSCO:10866at33183): protein MMLREVKARNPRTARILKSREPQLIEQPKRILLLHGPKCPFPLRTALKVFHSLTQPHSILFHKKNANIHPFENAASLEFLATKNECGIVIWGSSNKKRPNCVTLVRIFDAKVLEMCELLLLGTQEQMEKDAAVRGSGFHAKLNVGLGMKPMILFAGSVWADSTVPVFGMLKSMLLDIFKVEETSKIDVEGLQYLLMVAADEPTEGTSPVIHLRWYRICTKKSGQKLPRVELEEIGPKFDFKLGRIREADPGAMKEAMKQGKRPQDLERTKKNISMDSIGDKIGRVHLGRQDLSALQTRKMKGLKRRNGIEGEDQDANGDMMDIDQVSEEGSSKKPRID from the exons ATGATGCTGAGAGAAGT CAAAGCACGGAATCCGCGCACTGCGAGGATTCTCAAGTCGCGAGAACCACAACTTATCGAACAGCCAAAGCGTATTCTCCTCCTCCATGGGCCAAAATGCCCATTCCCTCTCCGTACAGCACTCAAAGTCTTCCACTCCCTTACACAGCCTCATTCAATCCTCTTTCACAAAAAGAATGCAAACATTCATCCTTTTGAAAATGCAGCGAGCCTGGAGTTCCTAGCAACCAAAAACGAGTGCGGTATTGTGATTTGGGGCAGCAGCAACAAAAAGCGACCGAATTGCGTCACATTGGTTCGCATATTCGATGCGAAGGTTCTAGAAATGTGTGAACTACTGTTGCTTGGGACACAAGAACAGATGGAGAAGGATGCAGCCGTGCGAGGAAGTGGATTTCATGCGAAATTAAATGTTGGCCTTGGGATGAAACCCATGATTCTGTTTGCAGGGAGTGTGTGGGCGGATTCTACGGTTCCTGTGTTTGGTATGCTGAAGAGTATGCTGTTGGATATTTTCAAGGTCGAAGAAACATCCAAAATTGATGTTGAAGGACTACAGTATTTGCTTATGGTTGCAGCGGATGAGCCAACTGAAGGGACAAGCCCAGTTATTCATTTAAGATGGTATCGAATCTGCACGAAAAAGAGCGGCCAGAAGCTTCCCCGAGTTGAATTGGAGGAAATTGGCCCCAAATTCGATTTCAAGTTGGGTCGTATACGAGAAGCGGATCCAGGGGCAATGAAAGAAGCCATGAAACAAGGAAAGAGGCCACAAGACCTTGAACGAACAAAGAAAAATATCAGCATGGATTCTATCGGCGATAAGATCGGACGAGTACACCTGGGTCGACAGGATCTAAGTGCGCTCCAGACAAGGAAAATGAAAGGACTCAAACGAAGAAACGGAATAGAAGGTGAAGACCAAGATGCTAATGGAGATATGATGGATATTGATCAAGTGTCTGAGGAAGGATCTTCTAAGAAGCCTCGGATCGATTAA
- a CDS encoding uncharacterized protein (EggNog:ENOG410PN4H~COG:U~TransMembrane:2 (i125-142o164-181i)~BUSCO:13010at33183): MDSLRDALNTIALNPELAPLLAILKSARNGAVYGSKVRFPHALVMIFLFRSGSLHEKTRLVLKATKQHARNLATFAIVYKSSMLALRYLSPGGSGKEGPYDTFFAGLLGGYVVFGRSRSSVTQQIVIYVFARVVLAMARLSIDPKPNPLASFISRNAREEIKTHAWPAFASLSWAFVMYLFRWHPEAIQSSLRSSMTYIYSDCDHWDSIETLFLRNK, translated from the exons ATGGACTCACTAAGG GATGCGCTCAACACCATCGCTTTAAACCCAGAGCTTGCACCTCTGCTTGCAATTCTTAAAAGTGCCCGCAACGGGGCTGTCTATGGAAGCAAAGTCCGCTTTCCTCATGCATTGGT GATGATATTTCTCTTCCGATCTGGGAG TCTACATGAGAAAACTCGGCTTGTTCTGAAGGCGACGAAACAGCATGCACGCAACTTAGCAACGTTCGCGATCGTATACAAGTCCTCTATGCTAGCGCTGCGATATCTCTCTCCCGGCGGATCTGGAAAAGAAGGACCGTATGATACCTTCTTCGCAGGCTTATTGGGAGGATACGTCGTATTTGGCCGGTCGCGATCAAGTGTTACCCAGCAG ATCGTCATATACGTTTTTGCACGAGTAGTTCTTGCAATGGCAAGGCTTTCGATAGACCCAAAACCGAACCCCCTAGCATCTTTTATATCTAGGAATGCCCGAGAGGAGATCAAGACACACGCTTGGCCTGCGTTTGCAAGCCTCAGTTGGGCTTTCGTTATGTATCTTTTTCGCTGGCATCCAGAAGCCATTCAATCAAGTTTAAGAAGCAGCATGACCTATAT TTATTCCGACTGCGACCATTGGGACTCGATAGAGACATTATTCCTACGGAATAAATGA